The following coding sequences lie in one Arachis ipaensis cultivar K30076 chromosome B05, Araip1.1, whole genome shotgun sequence genomic window:
- the LOC107642338 gene encoding patatin-like protein 2 isoform X1 — translation MAGLNSSTKLPPPSVGKLLTVLSIDGGGIKGLIPAVVLHFLEGELKKLDGEQARIADYFDVIAGTSTGGLITAMLGAPDANANNPRPKYTTDDIKNFYIDDGAKIFPPNTPTPNSGPKYDGKFLHDTLKAELGSTRLVQSFTNLVIPTFDILRLRPTIFSKFKAQEDEFKYLNGLLSDISIATSAAPVYLPAHCFTSEDGNTEFNMIDGGAAAGNPVLVSLSELGQEKMKHPELYPMMDRADDCSNILLLSLGCGVQPPVAAPGWDVATVNQWNLIAWMAEFDASFNLKTSPMLEIIGAASTDVVEYYAYSLFKARNAERNYLRVQTDALTPDMDKMDNADPDNLNNLVDIANKMIDGNVKKINPVTFQLEPIDDTTTYQQELIRYAKILSEERKGRIAKLGSKKY, via the exons ATGGCCGGACTAAACTCATCAACGAAGCTACCACCTCCATCAGTGGGAAAGTTACTCACTGTCCTCAGCATTGATGGAGGTGGCATAAAAGGACTCATCCCTGCTGTTGTTCTTCACTTCCTTGAGGGAGAGCTTAAG AAACTTGATGGAGAGCAAGCAAGAATTGCAGACTATTTTGATGTGATTGCGGGAACAAGCACTGGTGGCCTCATTACAGCAATGTTGGGTGCCCCAGATGCCAATGCAAACAACCCTCGTCCAAAATATACTACTGATGATATAAAAAATTTCTATATCGACGACGGTGCCAAAATTTTCCCTCCTAAcactcctactcctaattctgGGCCCAAATATGATGGAAAATTTTTACACGACACTTTGAAAGCAGAATTGGGATCAACCCGATTGGTTCAATCATTCACCAATCTTGTGATTCCAACCTTTGATATATTACGACTTAGGCCTACTATTTTCTCAAAGTTTAAG GCTCAAGAAGATGAATTCAAATACTTGAATGGACTCCTCTCAGATATAAGCATAGCAACTTCAGCTGCACCTGTTTATCTCCCAGCACATTGTTTTACCTCTGAAGATGGTAACACAGAATTTAATATGATTGATGGTGGTGCAGCTGCCGGTAATCCG GTATTGGTGTCTCTGAGTGAATTAGGACAAGAGAAGATGAAGCATCCAGAATTATACCCAATGATGGACAGAGCAGACGACTGCTCCAATATCCTGCTGCTGTCTCTGGGTTGTGGAGTTCAACCGCCGGTGGCTGCGCCGGGATGGGACGTTGCCACAGTAAATCAATGGAATCTAATAGCATGGATGGCTGAATTTGATGCATCGTTTAACCTAAAAACATCTCCTATGTTGGAGATTATCGGTGCTGCATCAACAGACGTAGTGGAGTATTATGCTTATAGTCTCTTTAAAGCTCGTAACGCTGAGCGCAATTACCTTCGAGTTCAG ACGGATGCTCTGACCCCCGATATGGATAAGATGGACAATGCAGACCCGGATAACTTGAACAATCTGGTGGATATTGCGAATAAGATGATAGATGGAAACGTTAAAAAGATCAATCCAGTAACTTTCCAACTCGAACCCATCGATGATACTACTACGTATCAACAGGAGCTTATACG CTATGCTAAGATTCTGTCCGAAGAGAGGAAGGGTCGAATCGCTAAATTGGGATCCAAGAAATATTAG
- the LOC107642338 gene encoding patatin-like protein 1 isoform X2 translates to MAGLNSSTKLPPPSVGKLLTVLSIDGGGIKGLIPAVVLHFLEGELKAQEDEFKYLNGLLSDISIATSAAPVYLPAHCFTSEDGNTEFNMIDGGAAAGNPVLVSLSELGQEKMKHPELYPMMDRADDCSNILLLSLGCGVQPPVAAPGWDVATVNQWNLIAWMAEFDASFNLKTSPMLEIIGAASTDVVEYYAYSLFKARNAERNYLRVQTDALTPDMDKMDNADPDNLNNLVDIANKMIDGNVKKINPVTFQLEPIDDTTTYQQELIRYAKILSEERKGRIAKLGSKKY, encoded by the exons ATGGCCGGACTAAACTCATCAACGAAGCTACCACCTCCATCAGTGGGAAAGTTACTCACTGTCCTCAGCATTGATGGAGGTGGCATAAAAGGACTCATCCCTGCTGTTGTTCTTCACTTCCTTGAGGGAGAGCTTAAG GCTCAAGAAGATGAATTCAAATACTTGAATGGACTCCTCTCAGATATAAGCATAGCAACTTCAGCTGCACCTGTTTATCTCCCAGCACATTGTTTTACCTCTGAAGATGGTAACACAGAATTTAATATGATTGATGGTGGTGCAGCTGCCGGTAATCCG GTATTGGTGTCTCTGAGTGAATTAGGACAAGAGAAGATGAAGCATCCAGAATTATACCCAATGATGGACAGAGCAGACGACTGCTCCAATATCCTGCTGCTGTCTCTGGGTTGTGGAGTTCAACCGCCGGTGGCTGCGCCGGGATGGGACGTTGCCACAGTAAATCAATGGAATCTAATAGCATGGATGGCTGAATTTGATGCATCGTTTAACCTAAAAACATCTCCTATGTTGGAGATTATCGGTGCTGCATCAACAGACGTAGTGGAGTATTATGCTTATAGTCTCTTTAAAGCTCGTAACGCTGAGCGCAATTACCTTCGAGTTCAG ACGGATGCTCTGACCCCCGATATGGATAAGATGGACAATGCAGACCCGGATAACTTGAACAATCTGGTGGATATTGCGAATAAGATGATAGATGGAAACGTTAAAAAGATCAATCCAGTAACTTTCCAACTCGAACCCATCGATGATACTACTACGTATCAACAGGAGCTTATACG CTATGCTAAGATTCTGTCCGAAGAGAGGAAGGGTCGAATCGCTAAATTGGGATCCAAGAAATATTAG
- the LOC107642340 gene encoding heat shock factor protein HSF8 isoform X1, with translation MDASTSGADGGGGGSTNGATPAPVPIPNANAPPPFLSKTYDMVDDPSTDAIVSWSATNNSFVVWNPPEFARDLLPKYFKHNNFSSFVRQLNTYGFRKVDPDRWEFANEGFLRGQKHLLRNITRRKPAHGHNHQQSQQSHVQNSSVGACVEVGKFGLEEEVERLKRDKNVLMQELVRLKQQQQTTDGQLQTMVQRLQGMEQRQQQMMSFLAKAVQSPGFFAQFVQQQNENNRRISEVNKKRRLKQEGIAETDCAAAPDGQIVKYQPLINDSAKAMLRQIMKWDTSRAESFSNNPDNYLIGDGSSSSSGAMDSGSSSSWTSGVTLQEVPPTSVQSSHVPITLGAPGHVPSASKPEIQSLPQAGAPEKVTRVGASDIPSIHVPQADVIMPDLAPIDEIESGSMLGIPEDNYMAPEAGDEGFMDPDSLGVSGSFPIDFEGISPDADLDDFLGNPSIWDELLQTPVQEDTETDIEASKVNEVQPAENGWDKTQHLDQLTKQMGHLSSEAK, from the exons ATGGATGCGAGTACCAGCGGTGCAGATGGCGGTGGCGGAGGAAGCACTAACGGGGCCACGCCGGCGCCGGTACCGATTCCGAACGCGAACGCGCCGCCGCCGTTCCTGAGCAAGACGTACGACATGGTGGACGATCCTTCAACGGACGCAATCGTGTCGTGGAGCGCTACGAACAACAGCTTTGTGGTTTGGAACCCACCGGAATTCGCGAGAGACCTTTTGCCGAAATACTTCAAGCACAACAACTTTTCCAGCTTCGTTAGACAGCTCAACACTTAT GGTTTTAGGAAGGTTGATCCAGATCGATGGGAATTTGCAAATGAGGGCTTTTTGAGGGGCCAAAAGCACTTGCTTAGGAATATAACACGAAGAAAACCTGCCCATGGTCATAATCATCAACAATCTCAGCAATCACATGTACAAAATTCATCAGTAGGGGCGTGCGTAGAAGTTGGCAAGTTTGGGCTCGAGGAAGAGGTTGAGAGGCTTAAAAGAGACAAAAATGTGCTCATGCAGGAACTTGTCAGGCTGAAGCAGCAACAACAGACCACTGATGGCCAACTGCAAACAATGGTTCAACGCCTTCAGGGCATGGAGCAAAGACAACAACAAATGATGTCATTCCTTGCTAAAGCCGTACAGAGCCCTGGCTTCTTTGCGCAGTTCGTACAACAGCAAAATGAGAATAATAGGCGTATAAGTGAAGTCAACAAAAAGCGCCGGCTCAAGCAAGAAGGTATTGCTGAAACTGACTGTGCTGCTGCTCCTGATGGGCAAATTGTTAAGTATCAACCTCTGATTAACGATTCAGCAAAAGCAATGCTAAGACAGATCATGAAATGGGATACTTCTCGAGCAGAATCTTTTAGTAACAACCCTGATAATTACCTGATTGGTGATGGTTCGTCATCCTCATCTGGTGCGATGGACAGTGGCAGCTCCTCAAGCTGGACCTCTGGAGTAACACTTCAGGAGGTCCCGCCAACTTCAGTGCAGTCTTCTCATGTTCCAATTACTCTGGGGGCTCCAGGGCATGTTCCCTCAGCTTCCAAACCTGAAATTCAATCTTTACCACAGGCTGGAGCTCCTGAAAAGGTTACAAGGGTTGGAGCATCTGACATACCTTCTATCCATGTTCCTCAAGCAGATGTCATCATGCCTGATCTTGCACCAATAGATGAAATAGAGTCTGGAAGTATGCTTGGTATTCCGGAAGATAATTATATGGCTCCTGAAGCTGGTGATGAGGGATTTATGGATCCTGATTCATTGGGGGTTAGTGGatcatttcccattgatttcgaAGGAATTTCACCTGATGCGGACCTTGATGACTTCTTAGGAAATCCATCTATTTGGGATGAGCTTTTGCAAACCCCAGTGCAAGAGGATACTGAGACTGATATTGAAGCTTCCAAAGTTAATGAGGTGCAACCAGCCGAAAATGGTTGGGATAAAACTCAACATTTGGATCAACTTACAAAGCAGATGGGTCATCTTTCTTCTGAAGCAAAATAG
- the LOC107642340 gene encoding heat shock factor protein HSF8 isoform X2: protein MEQKRKIDKESSSQGFRKVDPDRWEFANEGFLRGQKHLLRNITRRKPAHGHNHQQSQQSHVQNSSVGACVEVGKFGLEEEVERLKRDKNVLMQELVRLKQQQQTTDGQLQTMVQRLQGMEQRQQQMMSFLAKAVQSPGFFAQFVQQQNENNRRISEVNKKRRLKQEGIAETDCAAAPDGQIVKYQPLINDSAKAMLRQIMKWDTSRAESFSNNPDNYLIGDGSSSSSGAMDSGSSSSWTSGVTLQEVPPTSVQSSHVPITLGAPGHVPSASKPEIQSLPQAGAPEKVTRVGASDIPSIHVPQADVIMPDLAPIDEIESGSMLGIPEDNYMAPEAGDEGFMDPDSLGVSGSFPIDFEGISPDADLDDFLGNPSIWDELLQTPVQEDTETDIEASKVNEVQPAENGWDKTQHLDQLTKQMGHLSSEAK from the exons ATGGAGCAGAAGAGGAAAATTGACAAAGAAAGCAGTTCTCAG GGTTTTAGGAAGGTTGATCCAGATCGATGGGAATTTGCAAATGAGGGCTTTTTGAGGGGCCAAAAGCACTTGCTTAGGAATATAACACGAAGAAAACCTGCCCATGGTCATAATCATCAACAATCTCAGCAATCACATGTACAAAATTCATCAGTAGGGGCGTGCGTAGAAGTTGGCAAGTTTGGGCTCGAGGAAGAGGTTGAGAGGCTTAAAAGAGACAAAAATGTGCTCATGCAGGAACTTGTCAGGCTGAAGCAGCAACAACAGACCACTGATGGCCAACTGCAAACAATGGTTCAACGCCTTCAGGGCATGGAGCAAAGACAACAACAAATGATGTCATTCCTTGCTAAAGCCGTACAGAGCCCTGGCTTCTTTGCGCAGTTCGTACAACAGCAAAATGAGAATAATAGGCGTATAAGTGAAGTCAACAAAAAGCGCCGGCTCAAGCAAGAAGGTATTGCTGAAACTGACTGTGCTGCTGCTCCTGATGGGCAAATTGTTAAGTATCAACCTCTGATTAACGATTCAGCAAAAGCAATGCTAAGACAGATCATGAAATGGGATACTTCTCGAGCAGAATCTTTTAGTAACAACCCTGATAATTACCTGATTGGTGATGGTTCGTCATCCTCATCTGGTGCGATGGACAGTGGCAGCTCCTCAAGCTGGACCTCTGGAGTAACACTTCAGGAGGTCCCGCCAACTTCAGTGCAGTCTTCTCATGTTCCAATTACTCTGGGGGCTCCAGGGCATGTTCCCTCAGCTTCCAAACCTGAAATTCAATCTTTACCACAGGCTGGAGCTCCTGAAAAGGTTACAAGGGTTGGAGCATCTGACATACCTTCTATCCATGTTCCTCAAGCAGATGTCATCATGCCTGATCTTGCACCAATAGATGAAATAGAGTCTGGAAGTATGCTTGGTATTCCGGAAGATAATTATATGGCTCCTGAAGCTGGTGATGAGGGATTTATGGATCCTGATTCATTGGGGGTTAGTGGatcatttcccattgatttcgaAGGAATTTCACCTGATGCGGACCTTGATGACTTCTTAGGAAATCCATCTATTTGGGATGAGCTTTTGCAAACCCCAGTGCAAGAGGATACTGAGACTGATATTGAAGCTTCCAAAGTTAATGAGGTGCAACCAGCCGAAAATGGTTGGGATAAAACTCAACATTTGGATCAACTTACAAAGCAGATGGGTCATCTTTCTTCTGAAGCAAAATAG
- the LOC107642341 gene encoding heat shock factor protein HSF8, with protein sequence MSGVSTSGGDDGGGMLVPAPAPMPMPSTNTPPPFLSKTYDMVDDPSTDPIVSWSATNNSFVVWNPPEFARDLLPKHFKHNNFSSFVRQLNTYGFRKVDPDRWEFANEGFLRGQKHLLRTITRRKPAHGHSHQQAPQSHGQSSTVGACVEVGKFGIEEEVERLKRDKNVLMQELVRLRQQQQATDSKMQTMAQRLHGMEQRQQQMMSFLAKAVQSPGFFAQFVQHQSENNRRITEVNKKRRLRPEGISETEPATVPAGQIVKYQPMMNDLAKSMLKQIIKWDASHVDALSKNSDNYLIADDTMTSTWPSGSGVTLQEVPPASVHSSHTPAATGTQGHIPSAAIPDIPSLPQVAAPEKVTKDGSSGAPSIHASQADVIMPDLPSINETETRSNIQMPEENYRGPEKGDEGYMDPNSLGVGASFPIDIEGFSPEIDIDDFLSNPSIWDDLLQTPVPVDIEEDVAKESKGNGVETTENGWDKTQRMDHLTEQMGLLSSDVQKRV encoded by the exons ATGAGTGGAGTGAGTACCAGCGGTGGAGACGATGGCGGTGGCATGCTCGTGCCGGCGCCGGCACCGATGCCGATGCCGAGTACGAACACGCCGCCGCCGTTCCTGAGCAAGACGTACGACATGGTAGACGACCCTTCAACGGACCCGATCGTGTCGTGGAGCGCAACGAACAATAGCTTCGTGGTTTGGAACCCACCGGAATTCGCGAGGGACCTTTTGCCGAAACACTTCAAGCACAACAACTTCTCCAGCTTCGTTAGGCAGTTGAACACTTAC GGTTTCAGGAAGGTTGATCCAGATCGCTGGGAATTTGCAAATGAAGGATTTTTGAGGGGTCAAAAGCACTTACTTAGAACTATAACTCGGCGGAAACCTGCCCATGGTCATAGTCATCAACAGGCTCCACAATCACATGGACAGAGTTCAACAGTAGGGGCATGTGTAGAAGTTGGGAAGTTTGGGATTGAAGAAGAGGTTGAGAGACTTAAAAGAGATAAGAACGTCCTCATGCAAGAGCTTGTGAGGTTGCGACAGCAGCAACAGGCCACCGATAGCAAGATGCAGACAATGGCTCAGCGCCTTCATGGAATGGAGCAACGACAACAACAAATGATGTCATTTCTGGCAAAAGCTGTTCAAAGCCCAGGATTCTTTGCTCAGTTTGTGCAACACCAAAGTGAGAACAATAGACGCATAACTGAAGTCAATAAAAAGCGTCGGCTCAGGCCGGAAGGCATTTCCGAAACTGAGCCTGCTACTGTTCCTGCTGGACAAATTGTGAAATATCAGCCTATGATGAATGACCTAGCAAAATCAATGCTAAAGCAAATCATCAAATGGGATGCTTCTCATGTCGATGCTCTAAGTAAAAACTCAGATAATTACTTGATTGCCGATGACACCATGACTTCAACCTGGCCTTCTGGTTCTGGGGTAACACTTCAAGAGGTTCCTCCGGCTTCAGTGCATTCCTCCCACACTCCTGCTGCTACGGGGACTCAAGGACACATCCCATCAGCAGCCATACCTGATATTCCGTCTTTACCACAAGTTGCAGCTCCTGAAAAAGTTACAAAGGATGGATCATCTGGGGCACCTTCTATCCATGCTTCTCAAGCAGATGTTATCATGCCTGATCTTCCTTCGATAAATGAGACAGAGACAAGAAGTAATATTCAAATGCCCGAAGAAAATTATAGGGGACCAGAGAAAGGGGACGAGGGATATATGGATCCTAATTCACTGGGAGTTGGTGCGTCATTTCCTATTGATATAGAAGGTTTTTCCCCTGAAATAGACATCGATGATTTCTTATCGAATCCTTCTATCTGGGATGATCTCTTGCAAACTCCAGTGCCCGTGGATATTGAGGAAGATGTTGCCAAAGAGTCCAAGGGTAATGGGGTGGAAACAACAGAAAATGGATGGGACAAAACTCAACGCATGGATCACCTTACTGAGCAGATGGGTCTTCTTTCTTCGGATGTACAAAAGAGAGTTTGA